In Phytoactinopolyspora mesophila, the following are encoded in one genomic region:
- a CDS encoding carbohydrate ABC transporter permease, which produces MSTSTTPGARKGSGRPLITLSSARRHPRRHHTVERPRRSPLLTALTGLVLIYSLVPLLWLFINSTKTQEGLFGSFGLWFHSDFALWDNVVDTLTYNDGIFVRWLLNTVLYVVLGAGGATFLAVLGGYALALFNFPGKRAVFAIVIGAVAVPGTALAVPTFLMFSEMGLTNTPWAVIIPTLISPFGLYLMWVYSSEAIPTELLEAARVDGAGEFSTFFRVSLPLLGPGIVTVLLFTMVQSWNNYFLPLIMLRDSSWYPLTLGLNAWNSQASTVGGEAIFNLVITGSLLTIVPLITAFLLLQRYWRSGLTAGSVK; this is translated from the coding sequence ATGTCGACATCGACCACGCCCGGCGCGCGCAAGGGATCGGGCCGACCATTGATCACCCTGTCCTCGGCCCGCCGGCACCCGCGACGCCACCACACGGTGGAGCGGCCCCGCCGCAGCCCGTTGCTCACCGCATTGACCGGGCTGGTGCTGATCTACAGCCTGGTGCCGCTGCTCTGGCTGTTCATCAACTCCACGAAGACCCAGGAAGGACTCTTCGGTTCGTTCGGGCTCTGGTTCCACAGTGACTTCGCCCTATGGGACAACGTCGTCGACACGCTGACCTACAACGACGGGATCTTCGTTCGCTGGTTGCTGAATACCGTCCTGTATGTCGTACTCGGTGCGGGCGGGGCCACCTTCCTGGCAGTTCTGGGTGGCTATGCGCTGGCCCTGTTCAACTTTCCCGGCAAGCGGGCGGTGTTCGCCATCGTCATCGGCGCCGTGGCGGTGCCCGGCACAGCCCTCGCGGTGCCCACATTCCTGATGTTCAGCGAGATGGGCCTGACCAATACCCCGTGGGCGGTGATCATCCCGACCTTGATCTCCCCGTTCGGGCTGTACCTCATGTGGGTGTACTCGTCCGAGGCCATCCCGACCGAGCTGCTCGAAGCCGCCCGGGTGGACGGGGCAGGAGAGTTCAGTACCTTCTTCCGGGTCAGCCTGCCGCTGCTCGGCCCGGGCATCGTCACCGTCCTGCTCTTCACCATGGTTCAGAGCTGGAACAACTACTTCCTGCCCCTGATCATGCTGCGGGACTCGTCCTGGTACCCGCTGACCCTCGGCCTCAACGCGTGGAACTCCCAGGCTTCCACGGTGGGCGGTGAGGCGATCTTCAATCTGGTGATCACCGGCTCGTTGCTGACGATCGTGCCGCTGATCACCGCGTTCCTGTTGCTCCAGCGTTACTGGCGATCCGGTCTGACCGCCGGAAGCGTCAAATGA
- a CDS encoding carbohydrate ABC transporter permease, whose amino-acid sequence MATASAIAEPPGTTTPGRRPPKKRRWIGWGFMGPFMVVFALVFLAPIAYSIYLSLFREQMIGGNTFVGLENYQNAFSDSQFWSALGRVSIFLAVQVPIMLFIALLVALAIDSGRLYGKSFFRISIFLPYAVPAVVATLMWGFMYGTRFGLVGNINDAFGISLPNPLSPELILASIANIVTWEFVGYNMLIFYAALRVIDPSLYEAAEIDGASQRRVITAIKLPAIRGALVIATIFSIIGSFQLFNEPSILQNLAPNAITTYFTPNMYAFSLSFSGQQHNYAATVAIVMGLITMVIAYAVQLRGMRKAA is encoded by the coding sequence ATGGCAACAGCGTCCGCAATCGCGGAACCTCCGGGTACCACCACGCCCGGCCGGCGCCCGCCGAAGAAGCGCAGGTGGATCGGCTGGGGCTTCATGGGCCCCTTTATGGTGGTCTTCGCGCTCGTGTTCCTGGCGCCTATCGCCTACTCGATCTACCTGAGCCTGTTCCGCGAGCAGATGATCGGCGGCAACACCTTCGTCGGTCTGGAGAACTATCAGAACGCGTTCAGCGACAGTCAGTTCTGGTCCGCGCTCGGGCGGGTCTCGATCTTTCTCGCCGTCCAGGTTCCGATCATGCTCTTCATCGCCTTGCTGGTCGCGCTGGCTATCGACAGCGGGCGCCTTTACGGCAAGAGTTTCTTCCGGATCTCCATCTTCCTCCCGTACGCCGTACCCGCCGTGGTGGCCACCCTGATGTGGGGGTTCATGTACGGGACCCGGTTCGGGCTGGTCGGGAACATCAACGACGCCTTCGGCATCTCGTTGCCCAATCCACTCTCACCGGAGCTGATCCTGGCCTCGATCGCCAACATCGTCACGTGGGAGTTCGTCGGCTACAACATGCTGATCTTCTACGCGGCACTGAGGGTGATCGACCCGTCGCTCTACGAGGCGGCCGAGATCGACGGCGCCAGCCAGCGGCGGGTGATCACCGCCATCAAACTGCCGGCTATCCGTGGCGCCCTGGTCATCGCCACGATCTTCTCGATCATCGGCAGCTTCCAGCTCTTCAACGAGCCCAGCATCCTGCAAAATCTGGCGCCCAACGCGATCACCACGTACTTCACCCCGAACATGTACGCGTTCTCGCTGTCCTTCTCCGGCCAGCAGCACAACTACGCCGCCACGGTCGCCATCGTCATGGGACTGATCACCATGGTGATCGCCTACGCCGTACAACTGCGCGGCATGCGAAAGGCGGCCTGA
- a CDS encoding beta-galactosidase: protein MTIRNPHRWLRWPGGVSGPRMGYGADYNPEQWPRDVWDEDVRLMREAGVNIVSLAIFSWARIQPEEDTWDFAWLDDAMDLLHANGIAVDLATATASPPPWLTAAHPEILPVTQSGETLWPGARQHWRPTSPVFRKYALLLVEELAGRYAEHPALTAWHVSNELGCHNVYDYSDDAAQAFRVWLRDRYGSLDTLNHAWGTAFWSQRYSAWDQVLPPRLAASHPNPTQQLDFKRFSSDALKEYLRAERDILRRLTPDVPVTTNFMVMGGTKGMDYADWAREVDFVSNDHYVIPGPQSRDELSFSANLTGNIAGGQPWFLMEHSTSAVNWQPVNLVKKPGETISDSLTHVAHGADAVCFFQWRQSAAGAEKYHSAMVPHAGADSDVFRSVVQLGDVLDQLAPVVGSVRKPARAAIMFDWDSWWASEQDSHPTSHLRYHPEALNWYSAFRELGVRVDVVPAGAELAAYDLVVAPILYVVPQQLAKELAAYVDSGGHLVTTYFSGIVDENDHAWLGGYPGALRDVLGIRVEEFAPLLPDETVELDNGTTGSLWTDKMDVTDASVQVLASYASGDHAGRPAITRRTAGEGSATYVSTRLGADGLRPVLDAALGAAGISGDLADNAGGAVELVIRTTETDEFWFLINRAAHRVELSGLAGEPVIGPEIAADGSMALEARGVAVVRRPVE from the coding sequence ATGACGATTCGCAATCCGCACCGCTGGCTGCGCTGGCCGGGAGGGGTGTCCGGGCCGCGCATGGGATACGGCGCGGACTACAACCCGGAGCAATGGCCTCGAGACGTCTGGGATGAGGACGTGCGCCTCATGCGTGAGGCCGGCGTCAACATCGTGTCGCTGGCGATCTTCTCTTGGGCGCGGATCCAACCCGAGGAGGATACCTGGGACTTCGCGTGGCTCGACGACGCGATGGACCTGCTGCACGCGAACGGCATCGCCGTCGACCTGGCCACGGCGACGGCATCCCCGCCGCCGTGGCTGACGGCGGCCCATCCCGAGATCCTGCCGGTGACGCAGAGCGGGGAGACCTTGTGGCCGGGTGCTCGCCAGCACTGGCGACCGACGTCGCCGGTGTTCCGGAAGTACGCTTTGCTCCTGGTGGAAGAGCTCGCCGGGCGCTACGCGGAGCACCCCGCGCTGACGGCCTGGCATGTGTCGAACGAGCTGGGCTGTCACAACGTGTACGACTACTCGGACGACGCGGCACAGGCCTTCCGGGTGTGGCTGCGCGACCGGTACGGCAGCCTCGACACGCTGAATCACGCCTGGGGGACCGCCTTCTGGTCGCAGCGATACTCGGCGTGGGACCAGGTGCTCCCGCCCCGGCTGGCGGCGTCGCACCCGAATCCGACCCAGCAGCTGGACTTCAAACGGTTCTCGTCCGATGCGCTGAAAGAGTACTTGCGGGCCGAGCGTGACATCCTCCGTCGGCTGACCCCCGATGTGCCGGTGACCACGAACTTCATGGTCATGGGCGGAACCAAGGGCATGGACTATGCGGATTGGGCGCGGGAGGTCGACTTCGTCTCCAACGATCACTACGTCATTCCGGGGCCGCAGAGCCGGGACGAGCTGTCCTTCTCGGCCAACCTCACCGGCAACATCGCGGGCGGGCAGCCGTGGTTCCTGATGGAGCATTCGACCAGTGCGGTCAACTGGCAACCGGTGAATCTGGTGAAGAAGCCGGGCGAGACGATCAGCGACTCGCTGACGCATGTCGCGCACGGCGCCGACGCGGTGTGCTTCTTCCAGTGGCGGCAGTCGGCCGCGGGCGCGGAGAAGTACCACTCCGCGATGGTTCCGCATGCCGGCGCCGACAGCGACGTGTTCCGGTCGGTCGTCCAGCTCGGCGATGTCCTGGACCAGCTCGCTCCGGTGGTGGGTTCGGTCCGCAAGCCGGCCCGGGCGGCGATCATGTTCGACTGGGATTCGTGGTGGGCCAGCGAGCAAGACTCGCACCCGACCTCACACCTGCGCTATCACCCGGAGGCGCTGAACTGGTATTCGGCCTTCCGGGAGCTGGGCGTGCGTGTCGACGTGGTGCCCGCCGGCGCCGAGCTGGCGGCCTACGACCTGGTGGTCGCGCCGATCCTGTACGTCGTGCCTCAGCAGTTGGCCAAGGAACTGGCCGCCTACGTGGACTCCGGCGGGCATCTGGTGACGACGTACTTCTCCGGGATCGTCGACGAGAACGACCACGCCTGGCTCGGAGGGTACCCCGGGGCGCTGCGGGATGTCCTGGGTATCCGGGTGGAGGAGTTCGCGCCGTTGCTGCCTGACGAGACCGTCGAGCTGGACAACGGCACGACGGGTTCGCTCTGGACGGACAAGATGGACGTGACCGACGCGTCGGTTCAGGTGCTCGCCAGCTACGCCTCCGGTGACCACGCCGGGCGTCCGGCGATCACGAGAAGGACCGCGGGCGAGGGGTCGGCCACTTACGTCTCCACCCGGCTCGGCGCCGACGGCCTGCGGCCCGTACTCGACGCGGCATTGGGCGCGGCTGGAATCAGTGGCGACCTCGCGGACAATGCCGGGGGAGCGGTGGAACTCGTCATCCGGACCACAGAGACGGATGAGTTCTGGTTCCTGATCAACCGCGCCGCCCATCGGGTGGAGCTGTCCGGCCTAGCCGGAGAGCCGGTGATCGGTCCGGAGATCGCCGCGGACGGCAGCATGGCCCTCGAAGCCCGCGGCGTCGCCGTCGTTCGTCGTCCGGTCGAATAG
- a CDS encoding class I SAM-dependent methyltransferase codes for MIYEHPLAYLLGLEGTALMRAFVGGHDREFVEARIAEVRRLIDDERLADAGVEVERVDSVEGYRLWSRTYDDGRNAAFDLEEPIVREILDQLRPGVALDAACGTGRYAEYLVKGGHQVIGVDSSPDMLAKARERVPGARFQLGDLGMLPLADNTVDVVVCALALTHVADLGPAMAEFARVLRPGGHLITSDMHRDSVSRGAIPPVIGPNGERGRLSAYQHLGGDYLRAALPVGLQVRRCEEPRLPESAEPERDAEGDDDPLDASNELPPWHEWPWALVGLVPEAARAVGTGTPRTIIWHFELTGV; via the coding sequence ATGATCTACGAGCACCCGCTGGCTTACTTGCTAGGACTCGAAGGCACCGCCCTGATGCGGGCGTTCGTCGGCGGACACGACCGGGAGTTCGTCGAGGCGCGTATCGCCGAGGTCCGGCGTTTGATCGACGACGAGAGGCTGGCCGACGCCGGCGTCGAGGTCGAGCGGGTCGACTCTGTCGAGGGTTACCGCTTGTGGTCCAGAACCTATGACGACGGACGCAACGCGGCGTTCGATCTCGAGGAGCCGATCGTGCGCGAGATCCTCGATCAGCTTCGGCCGGGTGTTGCGCTCGATGCCGCTTGCGGCACCGGCCGCTACGCGGAGTACCTGGTGAAAGGCGGTCACCAGGTGATCGGCGTCGACAGTTCGCCCGACATGCTGGCCAAGGCTCGCGAACGAGTTCCGGGTGCGCGGTTCCAGCTCGGCGACCTAGGAATGCTGCCGCTGGCCGACAACACCGTCGATGTCGTCGTGTGCGCGCTGGCACTCACCCACGTGGCCGATCTTGGTCCGGCGATGGCCGAGTTCGCCAGAGTCCTGCGACCGGGCGGGCATCTGATCACCTCCGACATGCACCGCGACTCGGTCTCCCGCGGGGCGATACCTCCGGTGATCGGGCCCAACGGTGAGCGCGGGCGGTTGTCGGCCTACCAGCATCTGGGCGGCGACTACCTGCGGGCCGCCTTGCCGGTGGGGTTGCAGGTACGACGCTGCGAGGAGCCGCGGCTGCCGGAGAGCGCTGAGCCAGAGCGAGACGCCGAGGGCGACGACGATCCCCTCGACGCGTCGAACGAGCTTCCGCCGTGGCACGAATGGCCGTGGGCGCTGGTGGGCCTGGTGCCCGAAGCGGCCAGAGCCGTCGGCACCGGAACACCGCGCACCATCATCTGGCACTTCGAACTGACCGGCGTCTGA
- a CDS encoding ABC transporter substrate-binding protein: MSMKRGHASSALALAATAALTLAACGSDDAGSDDAGASDAGTGDANNADAVEAALEEGGSLTIWSWETTLAQVVEDFEAEYPQVDIDLINAGSGNDQYTALQNAISAGSGIPDLAHIEYFALSQFALADALTDISQFGAAEFDGTYTPGPWNAVNQDGAIYGLPMDSGPMALFYNQTVFDEHGIDVPTTWDEYVEAARDLQAADSDVYIANDTGEAGFITSLIWQAGGQPFQVEGTEVSIDFSDEGSTVVAETWQQLIDEDLLAPITGWTDEWYQGLADGTIATLAAGAWMPANFESGVPGAAGDWRAAPLPQWENGASSSAENGGSALAIMANGENSNEALAYAFLEYANAGDGVQTKIDQGLFPGTSEHLADEEFLNAEFEYFDGQQANQVFAESAGAVPEGWSYLPFQAYANSIFNDTVGQAYVSGTTLSEGLQAWQDALVTFGNDQGFSVNQ; encoded by the coding sequence ATGAGTATGAAACGAGGCCACGCATCCAGCGCGCTCGCCCTGGCCGCAACCGCGGCCCTGACCCTGGCCGCGTGCGGCTCCGATGACGCCGGCTCCGACGACGCGGGCGCCAGTGACGCCGGAACCGGCGACGCGAACAATGCCGACGCTGTCGAGGCCGCCCTGGAAGAGGGCGGCAGCCTGACCATCTGGTCATGGGAGACCACCCTCGCCCAGGTCGTGGAGGACTTCGAGGCCGAATACCCGCAGGTCGACATCGACCTGATCAACGCTGGTAGCGGCAACGACCAGTACACGGCGCTGCAGAACGCGATCAGCGCGGGCTCCGGGATTCCGGACCTGGCCCACATCGAGTACTTCGCCCTGTCCCAGTTCGCCCTTGCCGACGCGCTGACTGACATTTCCCAGTTCGGTGCGGCCGAGTTCGACGGAACGTACACGCCCGGCCCGTGGAACGCGGTCAACCAGGACGGCGCGATCTATGGGCTGCCGATGGACTCGGGACCGATGGCGCTGTTCTATAACCAGACCGTCTTCGACGAGCACGGTATTGACGTGCCCACCACGTGGGACGAGTACGTCGAGGCCGCCCGCGACCTGCAGGCTGCTGACTCCGACGTCTACATCGCCAACGACACTGGTGAGGCCGGCTTCATCACCAGCCTGATCTGGCAAGCCGGCGGGCAGCCGTTCCAGGTGGAGGGCACTGAGGTGTCGATCGACTTCTCCGACGAGGGCTCTACCGTCGTCGCCGAGACCTGGCAGCAGCTCATCGACGAGGATCTTCTCGCACCGATCACCGGCTGGACCGATGAGTGGTATCAGGGCCTGGCCGATGGCACCATCGCCACCCTGGCCGCCGGCGCCTGGATGCCCGCCAACTTCGAGTCCGGCGTGCCGGGCGCAGCCGGGGACTGGCGTGCCGCGCCGTTGCCGCAGTGGGAGAACGGCGCGTCGTCGAGCGCCGAGAACGGCGGCAGCGCGCTGGCGATCATGGCGAACGGCGAGAACTCCAACGAAGCTCTCGCCTACGCCTTCCTCGAGTACGCCAACGCCGGCGACGGGGTGCAGACCAAGATCGATCAGGGGCTCTTCCCGGGTACATCGGAGCACCTGGCGGATGAGGAGTTCCTCAACGCCGAGTTCGAGTACTTCGACGGCCAGCAGGCGAACCAGGTCTTCGCGGAGTCGGCGGGTGCTGTCCCCGAAGGTTGGAGCTACCTGCCGTTCCAGGCATATGCGAACTCCATCTTCAACGACACGGTCGGGCAGGCCTACGTCTCCGGCACCACGCTGAGTGAGGGCCTGCAGGCGTGGCAGGACGCCCTGGTGACCTTCGGTAACGACCAAGGTTTCAGCGTCAACCAGTAA
- a CDS encoding MOSC domain-containing protein has protein sequence MNGTVAAVCRNGEHEFSKPQHESITLLAGLGVEGDAHLGVTVKHRSRVARDPSQPNLRQVHLIHHELFDELAATGHTVQPGELGENITTSGIDLLGLPRGTLLHIGDHAVVEVTGLRNPCTQIDDFQPGLLKQVAHRDNEGTIIRKAGIMGIVATGGAIRPGDQVRAALPEPPHQPLERV, from the coding sequence ATGAACGGCACGGTGGCAGCGGTCTGCCGGAATGGTGAGCACGAGTTCAGCAAGCCGCAGCACGAGAGCATCACACTTCTCGCCGGCCTTGGCGTGGAGGGCGATGCGCACCTGGGTGTCACGGTGAAACACCGATCCCGCGTCGCCCGTGACCCAAGCCAGCCGAACCTTCGGCAAGTTCACCTGATCCACCATGAGCTGTTCGATGAGCTTGCTGCCACGGGTCACACCGTCCAGCCGGGCGAACTCGGGGAGAACATCACAACCAGCGGCATCGATCTGCTCGGCCTCCCCAGGGGCACGCTGCTGCACATCGGCGACCACGCGGTCGTCGAGGTCACCGGACTGCGCAATCCGTGCACCCAGATCGACGACTTTCAGCCGGGGTTGCTCAAGCAGGTGGCCCATCGGGACAACGAGGGCACCATCATCCGCAAGGCCGGGATCATGGGGATCGTCGCGACGGGAGGCGCGATACGCCCCGGCGACCAGGTCCGGGCAGCACTACCTGAACCGCCACACCAGCCGCTCGAACGCGTTTAG
- a CDS encoding GAF and ANTAR domain-containing protein — protein MNRYQFNRLLAEAARAMADEPGTQLTLERAVLMATDIIENCDLAGVSLVHRSGIDTHAASHKTLRQIDELQFELNEGPCLDALNQTDVLSVTNLAADPRWPNWGPRIAAELDIHSSMSFRLFTSGENLGALNLYATKIDAFSHEDLLDGLALAAHAAVALAGTIEEEQLHRALDTRRMIGEATGILRERFGLTTDQAWDVLRRISSQHNIKLHRVAQQLVDVGTLPDNA, from the coding sequence ATGAACCGTTATCAGTTCAACCGACTCTTGGCCGAGGCAGCGCGCGCCATGGCGGACGAGCCGGGCACGCAGCTCACATTGGAGCGGGCTGTTCTGATGGCCACCGACATCATCGAGAACTGCGACCTGGCCGGAGTCTCCCTCGTCCACCGGAGCGGAATCGACACCCACGCCGCCAGCCACAAAACACTCCGGCAGATCGACGAGTTGCAGTTCGAGCTGAACGAAGGCCCCTGCCTCGATGCTCTGAACCAGACCGACGTGTTGTCCGTCACCAACCTGGCCGCCGACCCGCGCTGGCCGAACTGGGGGCCCCGCATCGCCGCCGAGCTCGACATCCACTCCTCGATGAGCTTCCGACTCTTCACGAGCGGCGAGAACCTGGGCGCGCTCAACCTCTACGCCACCAAGATCGACGCCTTCAGTCACGAGGACCTCCTCGACGGGCTCGCATTGGCCGCCCACGCAGCAGTGGCGCTGGCGGGGACCATCGAGGAGGAACAACTGCACCGAGCACTGGATACCCGCCGCATGATCGGCGAGGCGACCGGCATTCTCCGCGAACGCTTCGGCCTCACCACTGACCAGGCATGGGACGTCCTCCGCCGAATCTCCTCCCAGCACAACATCAAGCTCCACCGGGTGGCCCAGCAACTCGTCGACGTCGGTACTCTGCCCGACAACGCCTGA
- a CDS encoding LacI family DNA-binding transcriptional regulator — protein sequence MADVARLAGVSPQTVSRVSNGYPGVVDATRQRVRAAMAELGYRPNSAARALKSGQFRTIGVILFNLTSTGNVRTLEAISASAAAEGYAVTLIPVDAPTQDSVHGAFTRLGELAVDAVIVIMEVHLLDAATVTLPPGVPTIIVNSDADDLYSVVDTDQVNGTWQAVRHLLSLGHRTVWHVAGPEDSYSARSRTDAWRATLEGAGRPVPEVIMGDWSSESGYQAGLELLRQPECTAVFAANDQMALGILRALHEGGKRVPADISVVGFDDIPEAATFIPPLTTVHQDFTALGHRCLERVLQQVEGNVPEGGRTLVPTWLIQRASTAPPQPAQ from the coding sequence ATGGCCGACGTCGCGCGGCTGGCCGGCGTCTCGCCGCAAACCGTCTCCCGGGTGTCCAACGGCTATCCGGGCGTCGTCGACGCGACTCGCCAACGCGTGCGCGCGGCGATGGCCGAGCTCGGCTATCGACCCAACAGCGCGGCCCGCGCACTGAAGAGCGGCCAGTTCCGCACCATCGGCGTGATCTTGTTCAACCTCACCTCCACCGGCAACGTCCGCACGCTGGAGGCGATCTCGGCGTCAGCCGCCGCCGAAGGCTACGCGGTCACTCTCATTCCGGTCGACGCTCCCACACAGGACAGCGTCCACGGCGCGTTCACCCGGCTGGGCGAGCTCGCCGTCGATGCGGTGATCGTCATCATGGAGGTCCACCTGCTCGACGCGGCCACTGTCACGTTGCCGCCAGGGGTGCCGACCATCATCGTCAACTCCGACGCCGACGATCTCTACAGTGTCGTCGACACCGACCAGGTCAACGGCACGTGGCAGGCGGTACGCCATCTGCTCTCACTCGGGCATCGGACGGTCTGGCACGTCGCCGGTCCGGAAGACTCCTACTCCGCGCGCAGCAGAACGGACGCATGGCGCGCCACCCTCGAGGGTGCGGGCCGGCCCGTCCCGGAGGTGATCATGGGCGATTGGTCGTCGGAATCCGGATACCAGGCCGGACTCGAGCTACTGCGCCAGCCGGAGTGTACGGCCGTGTTCGCGGCAAACGATCAGATGGCCTTGGGCATCTTGCGCGCGCTGCACGAGGGCGGCAAGCGGGTGCCGGCTGACATCAGCGTCGTCGGGTTCGACGACATACCGGAGGCCGCGACGTTCATTCCGCCGCTCACCACCGTGCATCAAGACTTCACCGCTCTCGGACATCGGTGCCTCGAACGTGTCTTGCAACAGGTGGAAGGCAACGTGCCGGAGGGCGGCCGGACTCTGGTGCCCACCTGGCTGATCCAGCGCGCCAGCACAGCTCCCCCGCAGCCCGCCCAGTGA